In a genomic window of Siniperca chuatsi isolate FFG_IHB_CAS linkage group LG1, ASM2008510v1, whole genome shotgun sequence:
- the hdc gene encoding histidine decarboxylase, whose product MQAEEYNRRGKELVDYITEYLGSIRERRVIPDVKPGYMKELLPDAAPTEPEDWESIFNDIEKVIMPGVVHWQSPHMHAYYPSLTSWPSMLGDMLADAINCVGFTWASSPACTELEMNVMDWLCKALGLPSFFLHHHPDSRGGGILQSTVSESTLVALLAARKDKILQLRAELDQDVDDSVLNSRLVAYASDQAHSSVEKAGLISLVKIRFLPTDEQLSLRGDTLKQAIQEDRRRGLVPFMLCATLGTTGVCAFDNLSELGPVCVEEGLWLHVDAAYAGSAYFCPELRWSLEGIEFAHSFVFNPSKWMMVHFDCTAFWVKDKYKLQQTFTVDPVYLRHENSQAATDFMHWQIPLSRRFRSLKLWFVMRSFGLKNLQGHIRHGIEMAKLLESHIRSDPNFEVPAERHLGLVVFCLKGGNALTQELLRRLTRSGTMYLIPADIHTKRIIRFTVTSQFTTADDILKDWSIISKTGSTLLAETQALNNADQLKSGKHEEIGAEENQDPDSDTRSEEREDAASRLDKAEVELWIDKAWTRSRRPMRSLSCNSEPLPYTYIGPLSGYDFETRPSLKDAAGALPAPSTTGSGPVFKITEMPSNLLGKQVLKKLTKFYSVPSFCNQWVQCSRHQLCCPLKVSQATQKHLSSSCRRMNCMSSSPVANTAPSPTPLETATAPKLL is encoded by the exons atgcaggctGAGGAATACAATCGCAGAG GTAAGGAGCTGGTGGACTACATCACAGAGTACCTGGGCTCCATCAGGGAGAGGAGGGTGATTCCAGATGTGAAGCCAGGTTACATGAAGGAGCTTCTCCCTGATGCTGCACCTACAGAGCCGGAGGACTGGGAGAGTATCTTCAACGACATTGAGAAAGTCATCATGCCAGGA GTGGTTCACTGGCAGAGCCCTCACATGCATGCCTACTACCCCAGTCTGACTTCATGGCCCTCTATGCTCGGGGACATGCTGGCCGATGCCATCAACTGTGTTGGATTCACCTGG GCCTCCAGCCCAGCATGTACAGAATTGGAAATGAATGTGATGGACTGGTTGTGTAAAGCACTGGGGCTCCCCTCCTTCTTCCTGCATCACCATCCTGACAGCAGAGGTGGAGGCATACTGCAG AGCACAGTCAGTGAGAGTACACTGGTTGCTCTGCTGGCAGCCAGGAAAGACAAAATTTTGCAGCTGCGGGCTGAGCTCGACCAGGACGTGGACGACTCAGTCCTAAATTCAAGACTGGTGGCCTACGCTTCAGATCAG GCTCATTCCTCAGTTGAGAAGGCAGGTCTGATCTCTCTGGTGAAGATCAGGTTTCTGCCCACCGATGAACAGTTGTCTCTGAGAGGAGACACTTTGAAACAAGCCATACAagaagacaggaggagaggactGGTCCCTTTCATG cTGTGTGCAACTTTAGGAACTACAGGAGTGTGTGCCTTTGACAATCTATCTGAACTGGGACCAGTCT GTGTAGAAGAGGGACTTTGGCTCCATGTTGATGCTGCGTACGCTGGCTCAGCCTACTTCTGTCCTGAGCTCCGCTGGTCCCTAGAGGGCATTGAATTTGCTCACTCTTTTGTCTTCAACCCTTCCAAGTGGATGATGGTCCATTTTGACTGCACAGCTTTCTG GGTGAAGGATAAATATAAGCTCCAACAGACGTTCACTGTTGATCCTGTTTACCTCAGACATGAAAACTCACAGGCAGCCACAGACTTTATG CATTGGCAAATTCCCCTCAGCCGACGTTTCCGTTCTCTCAAACTCTGGTTTGTTATGCGCTCCTTTGGACTGAAAAACCTCCAGGGTCATATCAGACAT gGAATTGAGATGGCAAAGCTCTTGGAGTCTCACATAAGGAGTGACCCAAATTTCGAGGTTCCTGCTGAGAGGCACCTTGGCCTGGTGGTCTTCTGTCTGAAA GGAGGAAATGCTTTGACACAGGAGCTGTTGAGGAGACTGACCCGGTCAGGCACCATGTACCTCATCCCTGCAGACATTCACACCAAACGCATCATTCGATTTACAGTGACCTCACAGTTCACTACCGCAGATGACATCCTTAAGGACTGGAGCATCATCTCCAAAACGGGTTCCACTCTTCTGGCTGAGACACAGGCTCTGAATAACGCAGACCAACTAAAATCAGGGAAACATGAGGAGATAGGAGCTGAAGAAAACCAAGACCCTGACTCAGACACCAggtctgaggagagagaggatgcTGCCTCCAGGCTGGACAAGGCTGAGGTGGAGCTGTGGATCGACAAGGCTTGGACTCGATCTAGGAGACCAATGCGCTCTCTTAGCTGCAACAGCGAGCCTCTGCCTTACACTTACATTGGGCCGCTGTCTGGCTACGACTTTGAAACAAGGCCTAGTCTTAAAGATGCTGCAGGTGCCCTCCCCGCGCCGTCAACGACAGGATCTGGCCCTGTGTTCAAGATTACAGAGATGCCTTCAAATCTTCTGGGTAAACAGGTCCTGAAAAAGCTGACAAAGTTCTACAGCGTGCCCAGTTTCTGCAACCAGTGGGTGCAGTGTAGCCGGCACCAGCTGTGCTGCCCTCTGAAGGTTTCACAGGCAACTCAAAAACACTTGTCCTCTAGCTGCAGAAGAATGAACTGTATGTCTTCTTCTCCTGTAGCCAACACAGCTCCCTCTCCTACTCCACTGGAAACTGCCACTGCACCTAAGCTCCTGTAA